A region of the Chryseobacterium gotjawalense genome:
CCAAAACAGACAAATCTATTTTTGTAGGCAAATCAAAAAAACTTTTGATATTAGTTTCATCAACTCGAAACTCAATTGTATTTGCTCTATCTAAAACTTTTGGGCTAAACATATAAGTTGTTTCGTCGATATTCACGGTGCCAATAATGAACAGGTTTTTTGACCATAAAATTTCATTAGGAATATCGTTTCCTTTTAAATCTTTCCGAGCTGTTCCACAATAAAGATTAATTTTATCATCAGATTCCATCACACTTAGAAAGTCTGCAAAATATCTTTCAACGTGACTCAAATTCATTTCATCCAAAATCAAAAAATACGGTTTATCTGCATTTTCAACTTTGGAAGCTTCAATAATTAAATTCAAAGCACCAGAATCTGGAGTGATGTATTCTTCGGGATTTAATCCGTTTGGATAACCTAATAAATGTTCACGATTCGTCCAATCTGCACCAACAGGAATTATTCTGAATTGGTTCTCGTCCTCGCAAATCCATTTCACAAAACTTTGGGCAATTTTTGTTTTCCCAGAACCAGATAAACCAGTTAATAAAACAAAAGGTTTAGTGAGAAGTGATGAAACAAAACGACTAATCAATTTTTCAGAAAAAACTAAACCTGATTCAAAAACACTTTCGTTGAATGAATTGATGTCGAATTTAGCATCATCAATAATTGGTTTCTTTGCAGTTTTTTCAATAATAAAACCTCCGTTTTTAAATTGTAGAAACTCTTTGTACTTACTCAAACTTGCAGAATAAAAATATCTTTCTCCATAAGACGGAGCATTTTTGTTATAAATAAAAGAATCTTTATCCCGTTGGATTTTCTTTACTTCCGAATGAAGTTCTGTAACCAAATCAATATCTTCAATTTCGAAAATAGATTTCTTGTCGATTTTATTTTTCTCATAAAATCTATCGGAAAGCCATTCGATTGATGTGATGTAAGCTGGTCCAGCTCCAGATTTTTCTGTAAGATTATTTAAAACCCAACTTTTGAATTCTTCTTTATTGTTCATTGTCTTTTTAATATATATTTATGCCGCCGTTCTGCCAAATTCAAAAAAATAATCATCTGGAAAAGATTGTATTCTTGCTGCTTCTCTAACGGTAATCGAGCGGTTTTGATGAATATCTGGATGGATGTAATAATGCCCGTCGGCGCATATATGCGCTACAACCGTATGAGAAACACCTTCATGATTAACAACCTGAAACCGGTTTGTAAAAGACTTAACATTATTATGCTTTATGAGACGTACAGGTAATTCCGCATAGTTTAAACGTTTACCCTTATTAACCCATTTGTCAACAGCAATTCTGTAAATCTCCAAATCGTTATCATTGTTGAAACGGGAGATATGCTGTGTTGTAAAATCGATTCCGTTTCTGATACCGGAAGTTTCAAGATAAGAATTAGACTTGTTTGTGTATTTTGAAACACCCCAGTTTCCCTGTCCACTTTTGATTTTAGGTAAATCCAAAAAAAGATGTTTTGCTATTTGAAACTGCATTTCCACTTTGTTAAAGTGTGGATATTCTAATTTCAGATCATTTCTCCAACCAATAATAATTACTCTTTTCCTATCCTGTAACACGCCAAAATCCCGCGCGTTCAAAACCTGTTTATCAAGTTCATATCCTGCTTCCCGTACCGCATCAAAAATCAATTGAAGATAATGCCCATTTTTAGCAGTAAGAATTCCAGGAACATTTTCAAAGACAAACATTTTGGGTTGGTATTTTTTTAAAAATTCCACATAATGTTTGTACAAATGGTTTCGTGGGTCATTCGTCATATCCTTCCTCACTCGTCCCGCCACAGAATAAGCTTGACAAGGCGGACCACCAATAATTAAATCCACTTCTTTCTGTTCCAGTTCTGCATCAATCTGATCAAAAATGGTAGGTAATGTTTCTTCAGAAATTTCGGTAT
Encoded here:
- a CDS encoding McrB family protein → MNNKEEFKSWVLNNLTEKSGAGPAYITSIEWLSDRFYEKNKIDKKSIFEIEDIDLVTELHSEVKKIQRDKDSFIYNKNAPSYGERYFYSASLSKYKEFLQFKNGGFIIEKTAKKPIIDDAKFDINSFNESVFESGLVFSEKLISRFVSSLLTKPFVLLTGLSGSGKTKIAQSFVKWICEDENQFRIIPVGADWTNREHLLGYPNGLNPEEYITPDSGALNLIIEASKVENADKPYFLILDEMNLSHVERYFADFLSVMESDDKINLYCGTARKDLKGNDIPNEILWSKNLFIIGTVNIDETTYMFSPKVLDRANTIEFRVDETNIKSFFDLPTKIDLSVLEGKGAAMAKSFLEISADNAIEKDDEYSDILVKFFNELKKVGAEFGYRTAVEMLLLIKKLNIISSISKNESIDIAVMQKLLPKLHGSRSKISKVLDALILLCLKDGHIFSIAKSDEVLTENINYPIAFEKLVRMYKNALDNGFTSYAEA
- a CDS encoding DNA cytosine methyltransferase produces the protein MPEIKFIDLFAGAGGLSEGFIRAGFTPIAHVEMNKDACDTLRTRTAFHWLKEEGRVDEYYDYLKGDITRDVLWEKIPEHLIKSVINTEISEETLPTIFDQIDAELEQKEVDLIIGGPPCQAYSVAGRVRKDMTNDPRNHLYKHYVEFLKKYQPKMFVFENVPGILTAKNGHYLQLIFDAVREAGYELDKQVLNARDFGVLQDRKRVIIIGWRNDLKLEYPHFNKVEMQFQIAKHLFLDLPKIKSGQGNWGVSKYTNKSNSYLETSGIRNGIDFTTQHISRFNNDNDLEIYRIAVDKWVNKGKRLNYAELPVRLIKHNNVKSFTNRFQVVNHEGVSHTVVAHICADGHYYIHPDIHQNRSITVREAARIQSFPDDYFFEFGRTAA